In Aegilops tauschii subsp. strangulata cultivar AL8/78 chromosome 3, Aet v6.0, whole genome shotgun sequence, one genomic interval encodes:
- the LOC109773295 gene encoding uncharacterized protein — translation MGRANCSVPLLLVLLAFLSCSFLAHAAVAGAGGNRKMFLPREGAAAAAVSDDGGQATPTTAEEVAVGGEMHLLLRDDEEMLARRVDLQTEDYPGSGANGRHDPRNPH, via the exons ATGGGGAGGGCGAACTGCTCGGTTCCTCTCCTCCTGGTGCTGCTGGCCTTCCTCTCCTGCTCCTTCCTCGCCCACG CGGCGGTGGCCGGGGCCGGCGGCAACCGCAAGATGTTCCTGCCGAGGGAGGGAGCGGCAGCCGCCGCCGTGTCCGACGATGGTGGGCAGGCGACGCCGACGACGGCGGAGGAGGTGGCGGTCGGAGGAGAGATGCATCTACTGCTGAGGGACGACGAGGAGATGTTGGCCAGGAGGGTGGACCTGCAGACAGAGGACTACCCGGGGTCCGGGGCCAACGGCCGCCATGATCCACGAAACCCGCATTAA